ATGGCAACACTCCCATGCGGGTAAAAAGCCACGGATTAGCCATGTACATGCAGATGGCAAAGAGTTTGATATCGAACAAGGCATGTACATTGACGGCGAATGGATTCAACCAGGCGAACTCATCAATTGTCGGTGCACAAGCCGCGCCGTGATACCAGGATTCAACTCTTAGCACCTTCGGGTGCTTTTTTAATGGATATAACAATGAGCAAATTAGCATTTGACCGATCTGTCCGTAGTTATGACCAAGATGGGCGACTACGTGTAGAAGTTTCACCCATCACCAAGGCCACAGTAAACCCTTACCACGGATATGAAATCCCAAATTATGAAGGCTTAGGCCTGATTCGAGACAAAGTCTACTACTTGTTCCGAGATCCACTGGAACTAGAACGAGCAGTTAGCACATTTAAAAACCTTCCACTAATGATCAAGCATATACGCACATCGGCGGATGATCATAAAAAAGACTTAGTGGTTGGTACAACAGGAAGTAACACCGAGTGGTGTGACCCATACATCAATGTTGATTTGATGGTTTGGGATGCGGTGGGGATTGCAGGTATTGAATCCCAAGAACAAGCCGAGTTGTCTAGCTCGTATTACTACGATGCAGATATGACACCAGGCGAGTATCAGGGCATGCGCTATGACGGTGTAATGCGAAATATCAAGGGCAATCACGTTGCTTTGGTCGACATTGGTCGGGCTGGGCCTGATGTGGTTGTACATGACAAAAATCCTTTTATTGAGGGAACTTCAATGAGTAAAGAACAAAAACTTGCTCAGGCGAAAGCCAAAGCGAAACAAGCATTACAGGCGAAATTAGCAAGTGATGCCAAACCCGAGGACATTGACGCAATCATTGCTCAATTGGCTCAAGACTCAGCAGAAGCGGCAGAATCTGAACCTAAAAAGCCAGCGGAAGATGAAGGCGATGAGGATGAAAAAAAGAATCCCGCTGACGATGAGGACGATGATTCTGATGATGGCAAGAAAAAGCCTGCTGATGATGAAGATGACAGCGATGATGATAAGCCAACCAAGGCGGCTATGGATGCAGCGATTAAAGTTGCTTCTGATCGTGCAGAAGCGAATGCCACCAAACGCATTGAGGCGCTATTTCAAGCGCGTGAAGATGTTAAGCCATTGGTGGGCCAAGTTGCTCTTGATAGTGCTGAATCAGTCTATAAGTTCGCACTAGATCAGAAAGGGATTGATACCAAAGGCGTACATCCTTCGGCATACCGTTCAATGGTTCAAATGCTTAAGAACAGTCCCGAGCCAAAAGCCAAAACAGCCATGGACGCTAAATCAGTTTCCGCCGTGCAAGCTAAATTCCCAACAATTTCTCGAATCAAACAGGGGTAAATAACATGGGTTTCCAAAAACAAGTTCAATTACAACAAGCTCCTGCGGTTGCTGGTGACTTTGCATCAAATAACCCACGTGCAGCTTTGCTTGCTGGAGAAGGTGCATTGGTGGCAGGTGCAACTGGCGCCGTTGTAGGTCGTTTCGCATGGGCGGTGAACGGCGTTGTTAGTAACGCAGGTTCAGGCAAGCCACAGGGCTTTATTCATCGCGAAAACCAAGCGCTTATCACAACTTGGCTGGATGAGGCATCAAACGTTATTCCACAAGGTTTGTCGCTGACGATTCATGTTGCTGGTGACTTTTGGGCGCAGACATTAACCAATGCAACGGTTGGCCAAAAGGTTTATGCATCACTTACAACAGGTGATGTAAAAACAGAAGCTGCAGGTGCCACAGTAGCCGGGTATATCGAAACAGACTGGTTAGTTGCAAGTGCAGCATCAGCCAATGAATTAATCAAAATCACAACATGGGGCGCGTAAACGATGGATGAATTAGAATATTTAGCAACAGTGGGTGTAATCCTGCCGTTTGGCACTCAGATTACAGATCCACACCTTGCAATGGATGCTCAGCCTGTCATGGTCACAGGTGCCAATGCGGGTATTCCTGCATTCCTAGCAAACTACATGGACCCTAAAGTTATCGAAACTTTGGTTGCTCCTATGAAAGCAGCTGTAATTGTAGGTGAAACAAAGAAAGGCGATTGGACCACTGAAACAGCAACCTTTCCAGTTGTTGAGTCAACAGGAGAAACGTCAAGTTACGGCGACTTCAACGACAACGGTTCTTCAGGCGTAAATGCCAATTTCCCGATGCGTCAAAGCTACCATTACCAAACAACCACAGCTTGGGGTGAACGTCAACTTGCAAAGGCTGGTTTAGCTGGTATTGACTGGGCAACCCGTACCAATATCGCATCAATCCTGACTCTGAATAAGTATCAGAACAAAACGTACTTTTACGGTGTTGCAGGTTTGCAGTGTTATGGATTGCTGAATGATCCAACATTATCAGCACCAATCACACCAACCGCTCAGTGGTCCTTAGATGCGACTGATGCCTTGACTGTTTATAACGATGTGGCTCGCTTAGTACGCCGTTTAATTTCTCAAGGTAATGGTTCAATTGATCAAGACACACCTTTGAAGTTGGTGACATCTCCAACAACATCATTGGCCTTTAACAAGACCAATCAGTACAACGTAAATGTACGAACTCAGCTCAAAACAAACTTCCCCAACCTTGAATTGGAAACAGCGCCTGAATACTCAACCGCTTCAGGTGAGTTAGTTCAATTGTTTGCTCCTGAAATTGAAGGGCAGGAAAGCGCAACG
This genomic stretch from Acinetobacter sp. C32I harbors:
- a CDS encoding DUF2213 domain-containing protein, with the protein product MSKLAFDRSVRSYDQDGRLRVEVSPITKATVNPYHGYEIPNYEGLGLIRDKVYYLFRDPLELERAVSTFKNLPLMIKHIRTSADDHKKDLVVGTTGSNTEWCDPYINVDLMVWDAVGIAGIESQEQAELSSSYYYDADMTPGEYQGMRYDGVMRNIKGNHVALVDIGRAGPDVVVHDKNPFIEGTSMSKEQKLAQAKAKAKQALQAKLASDAKPEDIDAIIAQLAQDSAEAAESEPKKPAEDEGDEDEKKNPADDEDDDSDDGKKKPADDEDDSDDDKPTKAAMDAAIKVASDRAEANATKRIEALFQAREDVKPLVGQVALDSAESVYKFALDQKGIDTKGVHPSAYRSMVQMLKNSPEPKAKTAMDAKSVSAVQAKFPTISRIKQG